From the genome of Nicotiana sylvestris chromosome 1, ASM39365v2, whole genome shotgun sequence:
AGCTAGTAACACAAACCTTCAACGACGATAAATGAGACAACAAAatagaaatataccaaaagagacacaaatatttaacgtgaTTCGGCCAACTGACTTACGTCCACAACGGaaatgagcaatccactatattaaaagagagtacaaaatatcgagagagcAAACTCatgaagaggcaaacacaagtgatacactaacacttgtcccgtaaagttcttcCCCTAAACACGATTCTCAAACcacatatggctacattgtggatgttgctaaatgagaaggaaggatcctcaatttatagaagtccaaactttTTCCTACCAGCAAAAGGACTAGCTAAATATGAAAgatttataatttccttctacaaaaaggaaaacccaattTTGGTAAACATGCTTCACATTCCTTCAATAGATAGGAAAACCAAACATGGTAAGAAAATTAGGAcaacacctaacaattctcccctTTGACTAAATTTTCTGACGAAATTAACTTAATCCACCTTCATAACATAATTTAGGCCAAGGAGGAGAATTATTAGGTGttgttatgatttttttttttaccataTTTGGTTTCCATATCACTtgaaggaaagaacaacatatttaccataattgggttttcctttttgtagaagaaAAATATAATTCTCCTATATTTGGTTAGTCCTTTTTCTTataggaaaaggtttggacttctataaattgaggatccttccttctTATTCAGTATCAttcacaatgtagccatatgagGTTTGAGAGTCGTATTTAGgaggagaactttacgggacaagtgttagtgtgtcacttatatgtgcctcttcgtgaggttgttctctcgataatTTGTACCCTCTTttattatagtggattgctcatctccatctgtggacgtaggtcagttgaccgaaccacgatAAATacttgtgtctcttttggtatatttttcttttgttgtatgatttatcgttGATCAAGGTTTACTTGCTAACTTCTGCATGACACCTGTTTTTTTCTGTCCTAACACTAGTACAAATCATAGTAATTTAGAAGATTATGAGAAGCAACACTTTTGTGCTATAGTTTTCAAGGAATTTCATCAGTTGATAAGAAGCTATATATGAACATATCTCTAATTTCACCTTTGTTAAAACCATACTTCCTGAGAAAGCCCTCTTTCTTGAAACCAACCTTTTCTAGCACCCTTTGAGATCCTACATTTTCAGGCTCCACCAAGGCTTCTAGCCTCACCAAATAGGGAAAATCTCTGAACACAATAGGGATAGCCATCTTTATTGCCATAGTAACAATTCCTTGTCCCCAATAATCAGAACCAATGGCATAGCCAATGCGAGCTTTGTGCCTTTCGCTCCCGGATTCTGGCCTAACTGATATATAACCTATGGAACGGTCATCTAAGCATATGGACCGACGCCATGGATGTGGAATAGCAACTTCTTGGATATATTTTGATGCTGCTTGAATGGAGGTGATTGTGTGCCATCTTAGATAAGAGGTTACTTTGTCGTCGCTAGCCCATATCAAGAGGTCATCAGCATCAGAAagtttgaatggcctgagtgatATTCTTGAGGAATCCATTTCTACTTCTAGCTTATGATCTCCTTTGTTAACGCTGTTATTGGATTTGTTAAGTCTTAGTTGAGTGAGTGTTGGACCATATCAGAAGGCATGTGATCCTGTGGAAAAGTATGAGCCACCACTCTTTTGTAAATGTCAATAACGTGATAATGTGGAAAACTACAAATATGGCTGCATGGTTTATTGGAAACCTGATCTTGAATAAATTTCTATGCTGGAGATTAGAACATGGATGAATTTTCTAGAATATGTTTTTAGACTAGATATGGCTAGATTTTAGAAAACAGCGGTTTTCCTTTTTAACTTTGTAACTAATTAAGCTAAAAgtagagaatgtgatgacacGAGAAGCACTATATCTTACTTTGAATGCTTTTCTTTTCTTGCACTAAAGCTCATAGGGATTTGTTGCTTTTCCTAATGGCTTAGCTTTTGTCTTTCAGTTCAACAAATCATGTAGAGAGAGCGCTCATTTTTTATGCTTTAGACTATGTGGAAATTTGAACATGTTGTGTGTCACTTCTGATACCActtgaaagaaagaaaaggaaaaaggctCTAAAAAAAATACCCTCCTAGCTTTTGAAGGGGGCTGTGTAAAGATTTCCTAAAACTATTTGAAGAACATATAAGTTTAAATACTTTAAAACATCATAAAATTATTGATATGTACTTCCTCCAGTCCACAGCAAGTAGTGACCACAAAACTATTTCATTAAGGAAATAATAAATTCTAGACAAACATAGTTAGTGTGATTAtattacccttaattaaatgtTGCACCATAGTTATAATAGCACTTACTTCTCTTctaatgtgaggagtaaatgactttttaAGAATATGTACATAAGGataattttggaaaaacaaaataattttttttttgattatataaatggacacttattttgaaccaaaataaaaaagcaaatacCCAACGAAGATCATATTGAATTCAAAATAACCTCACGCTTCATTTAGTACACTTGGGATGAATTTTCCAAGAAAAGTTGGTAAGTAGTCAAGTGAGGCGGCTGCAGAAAATTTtggactttttttttttggttcgcAAATGACCCATGATAGCTCCATTCCTTGGTCACCAGGTCATAAATAAAGTAAATACCCAGTTGAGTCCATCTTACACGGTTTCAAGACCAAATTATTTTCCAGGAGGATCCTTAGTTGACTCAATTAATTTACACGTTCAATTTAAGTCCAAGAGGAATGTTATAAAATGCCATGATGTTTCAATGATCTAAAGCTAAACATTCTATAACATTTGTAAACAAGAAACTTGGGCGCTTTTTTGTTTCAGAAAAAATTTCATTTTGAGGATATGGAGTGTGATTCATCCTGTGATCTTACAGCGAAATTAGAGGAGAAATTGAACTTGAGTCAAAAAGAAGACGCTGCTACAGATGGTGATTCAGATATTACTCTCCGTCCATTGGACCTCACCGATGTAGATGATTTTATGGAATGGTTTGCGGATGATAACGTTAGTAAGTTCTGTTCTTGGGACACTTTCACATCCAAAGAAGATGCCATGAATTATGTCGCTGATATTGCCATACCACATCCATGGTTTCAGGCAATTTGTTTAAATGGAAAACCAGTTGGTTCTATTTCTGTATCACCATTTCATGGAACTGATAGATGCAGGGGTGAACTTGGATATGTGTTAGCATCAAAATATTGGGGCAAAGGGATTGCCACAAAGGCCGTGAAGATGGCGGCCACCGCCATATTTGTGGAGTGGCCACACTTGGAGAGGCTTGAAGCTGTGGTGGATGTTGATAATCCAGGATCACAGAGGGTGTTGGAGAAGGCTGGTTTTAGGAAAGAAGGTGTTTTGAGGAAGTATTATCTTCTTAAAGGGAAACCAAAAGATATTGTTATGTTTAGTCTTTTATCCACTGATCCTCAAGTCAACTACTTTATGTAGTAGGTTGGAAAATCTTTAATTAATTGGTGTCACCAAAAGGTCATCAGCATCAGAAAGTTTGAATGGCCTGAGAAATATCCTAAAGgagtccatttttagttctagctATGATCTCCTTTGTTGACTCTGTTATTGGATTTGAGTGATTTTTTGACCATATCAGAGTAGACAAGTATGagccactgtcacacctcctttttgtgcgcccgccccgaagggttaaatgcgcgagggagtttttccaatttaagtgacaatattcgaaatgagattatttatttaattcagagtcgccacttgggaaaggtttggtttttggtgtcccaagtcaccggtttatcttgaatcccaaatcgaggaaattttcgacttttccaaatgaagtctacgaaccagaaattctaagtaaggaattctgttgacccgagggaaggtgttaggcaccctcgaatcccgtggttctagcacggtcgcttaaattgttataatggctaaatatctgatttaaatacatgttatgacttatgtgcttttattaagtttaaaccgcttttattattatcatttattttttatagaattgcaacgtcgtgaaaatgcatctcgaaccacgtcacaatcaatgcacccgtagttgttaacacatttcgactccgttgagatttgaatttgggtcacataaatgcgcacccgaatttaagaatgtaatttaattaagtcgcgcctaaaaagtctaacgcgttattatctttggggaaggcagtggaattcactaaacagtccatcccaaattctaagtatttattatgaccaattattgagggccccgcaatttgcctttttattcggcgaggctcgtctcattattttagaagggtaccctacaatgactacgtctttactacatttatctttaaagaaaaggatgatgccgaattttgctggtttggacaaatacggactgaatccttattatgtttgccgaacctaaacttgtttgattacctgattgattgttcatgaggtgaggaaTCGCCTCATGCCTTACTTCAacgagtgaatacgcttgttaatttgctaagggaGATTGCAAGCAAGACGAATAACATATACTAAACTTACACTAAACGGCCTTGAAGTTTGAATTTAAACTAGCTTATTTGGGCTTGATTAATGGAATCGACTATTTATTAGAAAACTGCTATTAATTAGATTCAAACTGCCTAGTGAAATTCGGATGTGAAGGAATTAAGTTGAATAGTTTAAAACTAATTTTGCATCTGTCCAGGTTAACAGCAATCCATCTTATACGTACAGAACATAACTAAGAATGAAGTCTAGTTTTTGGTGTACCAATTACTCGTATGTTCCACGCATTACGTAATCACATCATACACACAATTAAACAAGGTAAACCATTGTAAGTTAAGATAATTAAACAGACCCAGTTTTAAATACAAAACTACCTACTTTGTCTTTCTATCGAGTTACAATCTGAAGATTTGCGCGAATTTACTAACACTTTATAAGACTATGGGTGCAGTACCAAAGGACTAAAAATTCTTCGCATCTTTCATTTCAGATCATTGCTATTGTTACATCAATATGAGATTcgaaaatgtgtacctggatgctgaaatgcaaagaagaaaatAGAAGCAGCAAGTCAGCAACAAACTCAGATGACAGCAGTGATCACAAATAAAGCAacgagcagcagcagtagcaacaaaTAACAACAGAACAATTGGAGTAGAATCAAAATCCCAGATAGACCAAATCCAGGAACAAACCAAACGAAATAAACAACCAGTAAACTCAGTTGGGACTTGGAAAAATCAGTGTTGAATAGACAGGTCGAAACAAGTGAAATCAAGACAACAATGGAAAGATAGTTTCTAATTTTTGTCTGTGTGTTTTCTCTCTGGCTCTCTATCTCTCTCCTGTATATATCCTCTCTCAATGTATATCTGTATATGCCTGTTTTTTGTGGTCTCTCTCTGTGTATGTGTCtgtatcctttttctttttcaatttttttttaactaatggaagttctgcctcttttatagcctagcaTCAGCCCTTTACAGTCTGTTAAACACATCAGAACCCCCCTCTtttctgctgtttttccactcatcttttaaaagtagaacccttcccatgagattccctgacagCCTTTACTTAGATATGGTTTATTATTTCTTAACCAAATCAGGGTGTGGGCAgcctgaatatgccctgacagcatatgctgtcaaattatttttAATCTCTAAAAAGGGCcttaatgcacatgctgtgcacaagtgcacatgctgtgcacaagtgcatatgccaccaattcagactgcagctaacaaaccaaatccttaaatttctgattcaaatacaacaactataagtagctatactcaattctcaatttgattcaaacaaagttcagcaggaaacaaatcaaattgttatcgttcaaacagctgaaactaatcgacgacacgtatcgaatcgactatactagttataacatatACAACCAACAACCAAGGATTGGATTCGAACAGTACtgaacaaggggttcagattgcactgtcaaaacaaaGATGACCTTGGGAACTAATTACTCAACCAATTTCAATTTCAGTCGATTGTACAGTTTACACAtacacacattatcagtaaatgaagaaagacttgaccaaatacagaggCCGGGGAAGGTGGACGGAAACAGTcgacaaacaattcaaaataaaattaactaaaCATTTGGGGCAACAAACAGACATTTAACTACAACAAAACTCATGAATtgataaaaagaaaacaaaaatacctgaaatcttgaaaaatcagcaaaccctagctcggatttgaatcgacctttttttgggttgaatggactttaatcaaagtgttctcaactgagaacacttcgattaaggtccattagaccctaatcatttggctcaaacggacacagatcaGACATGAGGACTACTAGGGCTCCTAaaggcagatttgggatttatgtttccctggttagattcggaccaaaccaagcatggtttggtcacgagggatgtCAGAGGAGGGCCTGGTATGAacctggggtggtttggtgtagatcgcgttttgctcgaatcttcaaatgaagattcgagaacctagggttTGATTCGAGGCCAAAGGACAAcagatctatgttcagggtggtgaggcggtcctatggtgttaaggttgTGGTCACCGacgtccatgccgccggttttttggtgaggggaaaggggggcggctctagggttccgaaGGTTTGGGTCTGTGAAGGAGATGACCTAAGGGCagggggtcttggatagggggcagggtaggatATGAGGCCtttatacggggtggatggttgtgtcttggccgttagatcactcgagatcaacggcctagatttaaGGGTTAATCCaaatggtgtcgtttggtttaatatTGGGGTCgggttggtccggggttgaaTGGGTTGGGTAATGGGATTATGGGTGAAAGATCTAGACCGTTAGATAAATTTGGTTTGATGGCCGAGATGGATTG
Proteins encoded in this window:
- the LOC104223027 gene encoding uncharacterized protein, which translates into the protein MECDSSCDLTAKLEEKLNLSQKEDAATDGDSDITLRPLDLTDVDDFMEWFADDNVSKFCSWDTFTSKEDAMNYVADIAIPHPWFQAICLNGKPVGSISVSPFHGTDRCRGELGYVLASKYWGKGIATKAVKMAATAIFVEWPHLERLEAVVDVDNPGSQRVLEKAGFRKEGVLRKYYLLKGKPKDIVMFSLLSTDPQVNYFM
- the LOC104223026 gene encoding uncharacterized protein, translating into MDSSRISLRPFKLSDADDLLIWASDDKVTSYLRWHTITSIQAASKYIQEVAIPHPWRRSICLDDRSIGYISVRPESGSERHKARIGYAIGSDYWGQGIVTMAIKMAIPIVFRDFPYLVRLEALVEPENVGSQRVLEKVGFKKEGFLRKYGFNKGEIRDMFIYSFLSTDEIP